One Arthrobacter sp. FW306-07-I genomic window carries:
- a CDS encoding cytochrome produces the protein MTDPLLAHATEYGRMYARSTSEQFAVPSITTVISQQPHGLDGWFGYMGASSLANDPLLSDCLGSPAKIKQAINRAAKAAETYRDDAARRGDRVHNYCEQVALRALGRPHAMKEAREALAANGEEAFAVRFDEWWELFRVEPIAPEITVWNDSVGYAGTLDLVARINGRVCLIDYKTKGTTRDGLVKPLDNKVVMQLVAGMKAEESLVDAEAGTWEPWKYGENPVLLAVAIGETEVRPVRANPEVLKHHWWKFCALRRVWELNADTISAGTALLPIAPPPLAQAGAVQARTA, from the coding sequence ATGACTGATCCGCTTCTCGCCCATGCCACCGAATACGGTCGGATGTACGCACGGTCAACGTCTGAGCAGTTCGCCGTCCCTTCCATCACCACCGTGATCAGCCAGCAGCCACACGGCCTCGACGGCTGGTTCGGTTACATGGGTGCCAGCAGCCTGGCCAATGACCCGCTGCTCTCGGACTGCCTGGGCAGCCCTGCCAAGATCAAGCAGGCCATCAACCGCGCCGCCAAGGCTGCCGAAACCTACCGGGATGACGCCGCCCGGCGCGGCGACCGCGTCCATAACTACTGCGAACAGGTGGCGCTGCGCGCACTGGGGCGCCCGCATGCCATGAAGGAAGCCCGCGAAGCCCTGGCCGCCAACGGCGAGGAAGCCTTCGCGGTGCGCTTCGATGAATGGTGGGAACTTTTCCGGGTGGAGCCCATCGCTCCCGAGATCACGGTGTGGAACGATTCCGTCGGTTACGCCGGAACCCTGGACCTCGTAGCACGTATCAACGGGCGCGTCTGCCTGATTGACTACAAGACCAAGGGCACCACCCGGGACGGGCTGGTCAAGCCCCTGGATAACAAAGTGGTCATGCAGTTGGTGGCCGGGATGAAGGCGGAAGAGAGCCTCGTGGATGCGGAGGCGGGAACCTGGGAGCCTTGGAAGTATGGGGAAAATCCCGTCCTGCTTGCCGTCGCCATCGGTGAGACAGAGGTCCGGCCCGTCCGGGCAAACCCTGAAGTCCTTAAGCACCACTGGTGGAAATTCTGCGCGCTGCGCCGGGTCTGGGAACTGAACGCCGACACGATCAGTGCCGGCACGGCGCTGCTGCCCATCGCACCCCCGCCGCTCGCCCAGGCAGGAGCTGTCCAGGCGCGCACGGCTTAG
- the def gene encoding peptide deformylase, with the protein MAILNIRIIGDPVLRTVADPVTEFGPELAKLVADMTETMEDVDGAGLAAPQIGVSKRVFTYRIDGVEGHIINPVLENSEDYQPDHVEGCLSIPGLGFPVRRFRSTRVTGVDMHGNPVSIEGEGMLARCFQHENDHLDGILYTDRLEGEDRKAALRSIRNANYDAVTERTTAKRAKSVGSSFGGSSFGGNSAPGASFGAAG; encoded by the coding sequence ATGGCTATTCTGAATATCCGCATCATCGGCGATCCTGTGTTGCGCACAGTCGCCGATCCAGTGACGGAATTCGGACCCGAGCTTGCCAAGCTGGTCGCCGACATGACCGAGACCATGGAGGACGTCGACGGCGCCGGGCTTGCCGCTCCGCAGATCGGCGTCAGCAAGCGCGTCTTCACCTACCGCATCGACGGCGTCGAAGGACACATCATCAATCCGGTCCTGGAGAACAGCGAGGACTACCAGCCGGACCATGTGGAAGGCTGCCTCTCCATTCCGGGCCTCGGGTTCCCGGTCCGCCGCTTCCGGTCCACACGGGTCACCGGCGTGGACATGCATGGCAACCCCGTCTCCATCGAAGGGGAGGGCATGCTGGCACGCTGCTTCCAGCATGAAAACGACCACCTGGACGGCATCCTCTACACCGACCGGCTTGAGGGCGAGGACCGGAAGGCTGCACTACGGTCCATCCGCAACGCCAACTATGACGCCGTGACCGAACGCACCACGGCCAAGCGCGCCAAGAGCGTGGGGTCGAGTTTCGGCGGGTCAAGCTTTGGCGGAAACAGCGCCCCCGGCGCCAGCTTCGGCGCAGCCGGGTGA